The Vicia villosa cultivar HV-30 ecotype Madison, WI unplaced genomic scaffold, Vvil1.0 ctg.001719F_1_1, whole genome shotgun sequence genomic sequence ctctctctctctctctctctctctctcaattttctgttttcttttttattttttaaacataaattaattaataaattgaattaacataattattaaaaatattattttcaaatgtcaaaattatttattatatataaatatatatatatatatatatatatatacatatatatatatatataaatatatatataaatatatatttatatataaatatatatatatatatatataaaaatatatatatatataaatatatatatatataaatatatatatatatatatatatatatatatatatatatatatataaatatatatatataaatatatatatatatatatatatatatatatatatatatatatatatatatatttatatatatataaatatatatatatatatatatatatatatatatatatatatatttatatatatatatatatatatatattttataaatatatatatatatatattttttatatatatatatatattttataaatatatatatatatatatatatattataaatatatatatatattttatatatatatatatatatatatatatatatatatatatatatatatatatatatatatatatatatatatatatatatatatatatatatatatatatatatatatatacccgtGCTGCACGGGTGATTTACTAGTAGTTATCTATGATAGTAACGTTAATATCCCTCAAGTGATTCCCTACCAAACTCTAATCTTCTAATGACTTACACATCTTATCTCAACTCAcagtaattattatttttcacctCTTCACTCTCACCCCTATAACAATTGTTTAAAAAGTAATACAAATTTAAAGACAATATTTGATGGAGTATGATATTTATGTTTCCATTTCAATAATTTgagagaatttttttaataactaagttttttctaaaaaataccaaattaactaatattttaaaaaaattactccACTAACTATATTTGGGGTGTTTTCGATGTAGGTGCCAGTCTACAAGGCGcctccaattttttttaaaaattttctattacctgtgaaaattttaatatttggtcTTCAGGTAAATTtgataattgaaaaaaaaatttaaaataaaatagaaggcGCCCTTTCCAAATATGGTCATTGagataattatttttgaaatattaggtttttttgtattttttttttaaaaaaaacttggtTATTAAAAAAGAATCTTCAATTTGTGAAGCACTGCGTCAGTAAATGTTTTCCATGTGTTTTTGCGTCTTGGGGTTCTTCGATCtttctaaaattaatatttattatcttCACTAAAAGCATTTCAGTTCCTCTTTTTAAACTTGAAACCTATGAACATTATATTCATCCGATCTCTTCATCAATGTAAATAGTGTTTTAGTTACACAAATGAGATATGGAAGAAGATCCTTGAGTGGATTAATGTGAACCATATGCCTTTGCCGTGGAATGAAGAGATGAACTGGATAAAGGAGTATGTTGCCAAAAAAGGATGGAAAGCTAGCCTCATGAAATTGGCCTTCACTGAGACCCTATATGGAATTTGGCTCAGAAGGAATGTTGTGGTTTTTGGACATCATACTCATACTGATATAGTTTATAGCATTCTAGACTGTATAGTTTATAGAGGATGAAGATGGCAACAAAGAAAACTTAGGAATCATAATCACTTTTGATGTTATAGGTTATTTTGGTTGTTAGAAGGTTGGATCTTTAGATCACCTTTATGTATAAACAGCTTTTTTGATAGTAATATATtctatttgcttcaaaaaatagtGTTTTAGTTTATCATAATTAAAtgcttaaataatatattaacacTTAAAGCAAGTGTTGAGAAATAATGCTTTCAAGAGCTTATGTGGCAATACGGTTTACTACTCCAGCTATCAAATATAAAAAGTTTTCAATGCAAATCTATCCTGAATGGAAGTggtagaagaaaagaaaaaaacgaGATGAGTCAATTTGAAAGTAATTTGAGAAAAACTACAATAATGAAAGGCAGGTTTTCAAATAGAAATATAATTCTCCATAGTTGGATTCAATACAGCAATGTCCATTTCCAGATGAAACAATTGGAAATAAAAATGAATTCAGCCTAAAATTCACATTAGTAAGTTTCCACATCCTAGTCTACATTCACTTCTCGTAATGTAATCAGGAAGCCAATTCCAATTGACTTATCCATCACACGTAACAATACTAGTAATCTCTTGGCCAACCAAGATAATCAGGCTAACATATAATAAGCGAGTCTTCTTTCCTCAAAAGAATATTCGATCTCTTGACCCGGAGTCATGTCCAATCCAAAAGGAGCTGACGAGGGAACTGGAGTTGTCATGGCCACATTCATCAAAACTGATGAAGGAGCTGGAGTCAAGGCCATATTCATAGGAACTGATACTGTTGAAGGTGTTGCAGGGATAGGAATGGGCATTGTCTTAGGAGTTCTATTCTCTGTATCAACCACAGTCATTGCCTTGCAGGGACTAGTGAAGGGCACATTGTTGAGTGGCAATACTTTCTGCAACTTCTCGCTCCGCGTACTATGTTCATTTGCAGCATTCACCACATTGGCTTTTGAGGACACATTAGATGAGATGGGAGAAAAAGGTTGCCTTGTTAGAGGGGATTCCATGCCAGGAACACTAGGTTGTTTTGTTAGAGGGGATTCCGTACCATTAGCACTAGCAGCAccaaatgaatattttttaacaGGAATACCAGCAATATCCAGTCCTCTTCGAGCTGCACATAGGGACAAAAAAAAGCACTCATTAGAGTTTAAGTCCATATTGTACACCAGAATGTGTCCGAGTTATATTATCGATCATATACGTGGCTATTTGTGCTATACATAGACATCAAGTAAATAGCTACGCCAGATATGTTATTTCCTCCTACAATGTACAGCCTCAACTTAAGCAAAGAGTTTGAGAGAAAGTACATAGAAAACATAAACAGATATCATGTCATCATCTCTTACTATAACTCTTATTATGCAAGAAATTTTTGGCAACAACAAAAGGTATAACCAAAAGTAGAGTTTGAACAAACTACCTGATGATAAACAGGAAATACCATCTTCTAGGTAACTTAGTTGCTCAATTTGATGCACTTTGTCAGTCTTTCTCATGGCACGTGAATTAGCAGTAGCTTTGGAATCAGGTTTTGGAGTCTGAAGCATTGCTCCTCCAAGTGAAACTCTTCTACTAGCTGCACCTCCTGTTGACATCCTAGCTCCTTTCTTTACACTCTGGGGCTTGGAAGGGCTTGGTTTAGACCCATATAGTGCCTCCTGTTCCGCTATCATTTGTCCCTGAAGCTTCTTCATATCCTGAAACAGAAAAAACAACATTATAACAAGTTTAGGAGAAATAGAAAGTATGCAAAATATCTATCTCTTCCCGAAATATGGTGTACTCTTAAAGTATTGAGATTACAAGGGTTTTCAAAATCCAGTCTCAGACAATACTAGGAGGACTGTACCCGCTGCCTACGGCGTTCTTGCTCTTTCTCTTCCCGTAATATGTTGTACTCTTCAAGCATTGAGAGTAAACgaatctaaaaaaacaaaaacagacaGAATCATTGGAAGCTGATTTATTTGAGCAACCAACTATAAGAAAAATACTTAATAAGTAGAACATTCCAATTTTTAGTTCGAGAACTGCCAGGGACTTAGAGAGAAAACTTACACCGTCATACGTGAACTGTACACCTCTCTCCGCTTCCCATGACATAGTTTTTGAAGTCAGCACATCAACCATTGCTATATACAAAAGGAAAAAAGGACATATCACaaacatatataaatattgaTGCAGATGGCTTGGCATAGAAATGAAGTTGCAGAGGAACAAAATGTAAAGTAAAAGgaaaccaataaaaaaaaaaaaaaactatgatggttatttattccattcttgctTTTGGAACTCACAAACAAAGTTAGAATATTAAGCACTATCACTACACATTTAAATTGGCACCTTTGCTGAAACTCCACATAATTAAATGATGTATTATATCGTTGAGCCATGACAGATGCATAACAATTAAGAACTATAGATACCTGGAATTTTGTTCACCAAGCCACGAGCTTTCTCAGCTCGCTTCAGAGTGAGATGAGCGCCTCTTCCAGCATTATATCGATTATCATCCTGGAAGATGAAAATAATGAACAGTGTGAGACAAGTATGATTGAAAAATGGAAGTCAAAGTGCCACGCCGAAGGAAAATACAAACACAACTAACCCTGTTGTATTCTTCAAGCCAAGACTCTTCATCACATGCTGCTAACCACTTCTCAACCTTTTCAAGTATTTCTTTTCGACCCAAAGCTTCCTCTTTAACTTGGGCAACCTGACGCTCAAACTGTTCAAGCACACAACCAGGGTCCACAGATCCTGTACAAAGAACATGCGAACTTAGAAGTGTGCAAAGGAAATAATTGCAATCATGTTCTGGATACACATTACTCATCAAAATAGATAGAATGTTACCGGATTCTA encodes the following:
- the LOC131636422 gene encoding 65-kDa microtubule-associated protein 3-like, translated to MSNPQNDPISQAETTCGSLLYELQIIWDEVGEAEPDRDRMLFELEQECLEVYRRKVDQANRSRAQLRQAIADCEAELAAICSAMGERPVHTRQSDQNAGSLKEEHARILPQLEEMKKQKAERRNQFIEVQEQIQSLSIEIFGPKDIPSIVDETDLSTRKLEELHRQLNALQSEKSSRLKTVQEHLCTLESLCLVLGFDFKQTVLGIHPSLGDLEGPKSVSNDTIQQLAVAIQQLREIKLQRMQKLQDLATTMLELWNLMDTPIEEQQNFQNVTCNIAAAEHEITEPNTLSADFINCVEVEVSRLEELKSSKMKELVLKKRTELEEVCRKTHLIPEIDGAVEYAVEAIESGSVDPGCVLEQFERQVAQVKEEALGRKEILEKVEKWLAACDEESWLEEYNRDDNRYNAGRGAHLTLKRAEKARGLVNKIPAMVDVLTSKTMSWEAERGVQFTYDGIRLLSMLEEYNILREEKEQERRRQRDMKKLQGQMIAEQEALYGSKPSPSKPQSVKKGARMSTGGAASRRVSLGGAMLQTPKPDSKATANSRAMRKTDKVHQIEQLSYLEDGISCLSSARRGLDIAGIPVKKYSFGAASANGTESPLTKQPSVPGMESPLTRQPFSPISSNVSSKANVVNAANEHSTRSEKLQKVLPLNNVPFTSPCKAMTVVDTENRTPKTMPIPIPATPSTVSVPMNMALTPAPSSVLMNVAMTTPVPSSAPFGLDMTPGQEIEYSFEERRLAYYMLA